One Verrucomicrobiota bacterium DNA segment encodes these proteins:
- a CDS encoding GH92 family glycosyl hydrolase gives MTNPFTRKPCWAALLASGLLPLGLQAEGVIDPLEYVDPFIGTGGHGHTFPGATVPNGMVQLSPDTRLLGWDACAGYHYSDTSILGFSHTHMSGTGIGDKGDVLFMPFVGKGQRVAGKADNPDSGYRSRFSHEREEASPGYYRVWLEDYQIDAELTASPRAGFHRYTFEDASEAGLVIDLAHTIHGHQNPVTELRAISDTEIEGYKRTRGWARNHHVYFHAKFDQPFTVQLFENGQEFTGKWAIASGNVQAILRFETEGEKQVQAKVGISSVDYKGARQNLESEITDWDFDRVRQEAEAAWSEKLHAIQVQGGSEDEKTIFYTALYHTALAPYLFVDVDGRYRGMDQRIHETEDQVYTVFSLWDTFRTFHPLLNIIDPEYNNDLVRTLLHQYDQGGILPKWELDANYTGTMIGSHAVSVIAEAYMKGVRDFDVEKAYEAMKKSIHFREDNDFLYPNEIVREKLNPIGKYYNDTKGYIPSDKDVESVAKALEYAYNDWCMVHMAKALGKTEDVALYQERAKRYATYFDQETGFMRGKMEDGSWREPFDPKKSQHRADDYCEGNAWQWTWFVPHDVPGLVDLFGGVQPFTEKLDELFTTSSEQVGEEVSADISGLIGQYAHGNEPSHHITHIYNYVGQSWKTQKLVDQILDTLYFNDPNGLSGNEDCGQMSAWYIMNAMGFYSFSPVDPVYSIGRPIFDEVVIPMTNGKEFTVRTVNNSPENLYIQEATLNGEKLEKPFFTHADLKAGATLEFLMGSEPNANCFK, from the coding sequence ATGACGAATCCTTTTACTCGCAAACCCTGCTGGGCCGCTCTCCTCGCAAGCGGCCTTCTTCCTCTCGGCCTTCAGGCGGAGGGCGTCATCGATCCCTTGGAATACGTCGATCCTTTCATCGGCACCGGGGGCCACGGGCACACCTTTCCGGGGGCGACCGTTCCCAATGGCATGGTCCAGCTCAGCCCCGACACCCGGCTGCTGGGTTGGGACGCCTGTGCGGGCTATCATTACAGCGATACTTCCATCCTGGGTTTCAGCCACACTCACATGAGTGGCACGGGCATTGGAGACAAGGGGGATGTTCTTTTCATGCCTTTCGTGGGCAAGGGCCAGCGAGTGGCAGGCAAGGCGGACAATCCCGACTCCGGGTATCGTTCCCGCTTCAGCCATGAGCGAGAGGAAGCCTCTCCCGGCTACTACCGCGTTTGGCTGGAGGATTACCAGATCGACGCCGAGCTGACAGCTTCTCCCCGAGCCGGCTTTCATCGTTACACCTTCGAAGATGCTTCCGAGGCCGGCTTGGTCATCGATTTGGCCCACACCATTCATGGCCACCAAAATCCAGTGACCGAATTGCGTGCCATCAGCGATACCGAGATCGAGGGCTACAAGCGCACGCGAGGTTGGGCGCGCAATCACCACGTCTACTTCCACGCCAAGTTCGACCAACCTTTCACGGTCCAACTGTTCGAAAACGGCCAGGAGTTCACCGGCAAGTGGGCCATTGCTAGCGGGAACGTGCAGGCCATTCTCCGCTTCGAGACGGAGGGCGAGAAGCAAGTCCAAGCGAAGGTCGGCATTTCCTCGGTCGATTACAAGGGTGCCCGCCAAAACCTTGAAAGCGAAATCACTGATTGGGACTTTGATCGTGTTCGCCAAGAAGCCGAAGCCGCTTGGAGTGAAAAGCTCCATGCCATTCAGGTGCAAGGGGGAAGTGAAGACGAGAAGACCATCTTCTACACCGCGCTCTACCACACGGCCCTCGCTCCCTATCTTTTCGTGGACGTGGATGGTCGCTACCGCGGCATGGACCAGCGCATCCATGAAACCGAAGACCAAGTCTACACCGTGTTCTCTCTCTGGGACACCTTCCGAACCTTCCATCCGCTGCTGAACATCATCGATCCGGAATACAACAATGACCTGGTGCGGACGCTCCTCCACCAATATGATCAAGGCGGGATTCTTCCAAAATGGGAACTCGATGCCAACTACACCGGCACCATGATCGGCTCCCACGCGGTCAGCGTGATTGCTGAGGCTTACATGAAAGGCGTGCGAGACTTCGATGTCGAAAAGGCTTACGAAGCCATGAAAAAATCGATTCACTTTCGAGAGGACAACGACTTTCTTTACCCCAATGAAATCGTGCGGGAAAAGCTCAACCCGATTGGCAAGTATTACAACGATACCAAGGGCTACATCCCGAGTGACAAGGACGTCGAGTCCGTGGCCAAGGCGCTCGAATATGCGTACAACGATTGGTGCATGGTTCACATGGCGAAGGCCCTCGGGAAAACCGAAGACGTGGCCCTCTACCAGGAGCGCGCCAAACGCTATGCCACCTACTTCGATCAAGAAACGGGATTCATGCGTGGGAAAATGGAGGATGGCTCATGGCGCGAACCCTTTGATCCCAAAAAGTCCCAGCACCGCGCCGACGACTACTGCGAGGGCAATGCCTGGCAATGGACCTGGTTTGTGCCCCACGACGTGCCCGGCCTGGTCGATCTCTTCGGAGGAGTCCAGCCTTTCACCGAAAAGCTGGACGAGCTCTTCACCACCAGTTCGGAGCAAGTGGGGGAAGAAGTTTCGGCGGATATTTCAGGCTTGATTGGTCAATATGCCCACGGCAACGAGCCAAGTCACCACATCACCCACATCTACAACTATGTGGGCCAATCGTGGAAGACGCAGAAGCTCGTCGATCAAATTCTCGATACGCTCTACTTCAATGACCCGAATGGTCTTTCGGGAAATGAGGACTGCGGACAGATGTCCGCTTGGTATATCATGAATGCCATGGGCTTCTACTCTTTCAGCCCGGTCGATCCAGTCTACTCCATTGGTCGGCCTATCTTTGATGAAGTGGTCATTCCCATGACCAACGGGAAGGAATTCACGGTCCGGACGGTGAACAACAGTCCGGAAAATCTTTACATCCAAGAGGCCACCCTCAATGGAGAGAAGCTGGAGAAGCCCTTTTTCACCCACGCCGACCTCAAGGCCGGGGCCACCTTGGAATTTCTCATGGGCTCCGAACCGAACGCCAACTGCTTCAAGTAG
- a CDS encoding ROK family protein, with amino-acid sequence MDLHSDQRVVMTLDAGGTNFRFSAMQAGKPVVEEIAKPSHADDLSACLQGIVRGFAEVKEKCPAPPQAISFAFPGPADYPNGIIGDLGNLPSFRGGIALGPMLQGEFGIPTFINNDGDLFVYGEAIGGLLPAVNKMLAESGSPKRYRNLFGITLGTGFGGGIVRDGQLFIGDNSGAGEVWLLRNKLAPEMNAEEGASIRAVRRVYAEKAGITLEETPEPKDIYEIGMGEQAGHQAAAVEAFRTMGEVVGDAMGQALTLIDGLAVIGGGLSGASQLFLQPLVDELNGHYTGPDGSPFRRLVPQVYNLQDESQVHSFLEGDRRTVTVPGTDQKVSYDPQARLGVGMSRLGTSEAIAMGAYAFALNQLNG; translated from the coding sequence ATGGATCTCCACTCTGACCAACGCGTCGTCATGACCCTCGATGCCGGGGGCACCAACTTCCGCTTTTCGGCCATGCAGGCAGGCAAGCCGGTGGTCGAAGAAATCGCCAAGCCCTCCCACGCGGATGACCTCTCGGCTTGTTTGCAGGGAATCGTGAGGGGATTTGCCGAAGTGAAAGAAAAGTGTCCGGCCCCGCCCCAGGCCATTAGCTTCGCTTTCCCCGGGCCCGCTGATTACCCCAACGGCATCATCGGAGACCTCGGCAACTTGCCCAGTTTCCGTGGAGGCATCGCCCTCGGGCCGATGTTGCAGGGAGAGTTTGGGATTCCCACCTTCATCAACAACGATGGGGATCTCTTCGTGTATGGCGAAGCCATTGGCGGCCTCCTGCCCGCTGTGAACAAGATGCTGGCAGAGAGTGGCAGCCCGAAGCGCTACCGGAACCTTTTCGGCATCACGCTCGGAACCGGCTTTGGCGGCGGGATTGTGCGCGATGGGCAGCTCTTTATAGGAGACAATTCGGGGGCGGGCGAAGTGTGGCTTCTCCGCAATAAATTGGCCCCGGAGATGAACGCCGAGGAGGGGGCCAGCATTCGCGCCGTCCGTCGGGTCTACGCGGAGAAGGCGGGAATCACTTTGGAAGAGACTCCCGAACCGAAAGACATCTACGAGATTGGGATGGGAGAGCAAGCCGGCCACCAAGCGGCGGCGGTCGAAGCCTTCCGCACCATGGGCGAAGTGGTGGGGGATGCCATGGGCCAAGCTTTGACCTTGATCGATGGCTTAGCGGTCATCGGAGGAGGCCTCTCGGGGGCTTCTCAGCTCTTTTTGCAACCGCTGGTGGACGAGCTGAATGGCCATTACACGGGGCCGGATGGCAGCCCGTTCCGTCGCCTCGTGCCGCAGGTTTACAATTTGCAGGACGAGTCGCAAGTCCATTCATTCCTAGAAGGGGATCGCCGGACCGTGACGGTGCCCGGAACCGATCAAAAAGTCAGTTACGACCCCCAAGCCCGCCTCGGAGTCGGCATGTCCCGGCTGGGAACGAGCGAGGCAATTGCCATGGGCGCTTACGCCTTTGCCTTGAACCAATTGAATGGCTGA
- a CDS encoding MFS transporter: MKTLPIFLAFLVMGVADAMGPMSAAVKENYELSNTLATLLPFFVFIAFAAFSVPGGVLAARIGKKKLLLLGLGLNALAMLIPALVDPGFVVLLVCIFVLGVGTTFLQVAGNPIMRDVSSEGAYSRNLSLAQGIKGLGSTASAYLVSIIATIALFKGMEWRGVFPIFFVLMALAFVWVAFMKIDEAKAEVPPSIASSLGLLKKPVFALAVLGIFLYVGAEVCMATFLLPMLKEIGLDEQAAASFGPACFFLVVTIGRLVAGGVLTVISPRTCFIFSALLGLIGVVLLMLGIKALAVVAVILGGLGFANIWPMLFSITVEEDPDRASELSGLMCMAISGGAIVPLLMSRLLDLGAGTWAFIVPAVCFAYLLVLSLLGGKKKAVSPEG, encoded by the coding sequence ATGAAAACCCTTCCCATCTTTCTTGCATTCCTCGTCATGGGCGTGGCTGATGCCATGGGCCCGATGTCGGCCGCCGTGAAGGAGAACTACGAGCTGAGCAACACGCTCGCGACGCTTCTCCCGTTCTTTGTCTTCATCGCCTTCGCGGCTTTCAGCGTCCCCGGTGGGGTTTTGGCCGCACGCATCGGCAAGAAGAAGCTTCTCCTGCTGGGCCTCGGGCTGAACGCCTTGGCCATGCTGATTCCGGCCTTGGTCGATCCAGGTTTTGTGGTGCTGTTGGTCTGCATTTTCGTGCTCGGCGTGGGCACGACCTTTTTGCAAGTGGCTGGAAACCCGATCATGCGAGATGTCAGCTCGGAGGGAGCCTACAGCCGAAACCTGAGTTTGGCGCAAGGGATCAAGGGTCTCGGCAGTACGGCTTCAGCCTACCTCGTGAGCATCATTGCCACGATTGCCCTTTTCAAAGGCATGGAGTGGCGAGGCGTTTTCCCCATCTTTTTCGTCTTGATGGCTCTGGCTTTCGTCTGGGTGGCCTTCATGAAAATCGACGAGGCCAAGGCCGAAGTGCCCCCGAGCATTGCTTCCAGTTTGGGGCTTCTCAAAAAGCCCGTTTTCGCCCTGGCTGTGCTCGGAATTTTTCTCTACGTCGGCGCGGAAGTCTGCATGGCGACCTTTCTCCTTCCGATGCTCAAGGAGATCGGATTGGATGAGCAGGCGGCGGCCAGCTTTGGCCCGGCCTGCTTTTTCTTGGTGGTCACGATTGGACGTTTGGTGGCAGGCGGGGTTCTCACGGTGATTTCGCCGCGCACTTGTTTCATCTTCTCAGCGCTGCTTGGTTTGATCGGGGTGGTTCTTTTGATGCTTGGAATCAAGGCCTTGGCGGTCGTGGCAGTCATCTTGGGAGGCCTCGGCTTTGCCAACATCTGGCCCATGCTTTTCTCCATTACGGTGGAGGAAGATCCCGATCGGGCGAGCGAGCTGAGTGGTCTCATGTGCATGGCCATTTCGGGCGGGGCCATCGTGCCGCTTTTGATGAGTCGCCTGCTCGATTTGGGAGCCGGCACCTGGGCCTTCATCGTTCCGGCTGTCTGTTTTGCCTATCTCCTGGTGCTCTCTCTTTTGGGAGGGAAGAAGAAGGCCGTTTCCCCCGAGGGCTAA
- a CDS encoding glycoside hydrolase family 71/99-like protein, with translation MGRETNLRKALLVSSMGLLVASPAGAESKHGPSSLYPSYTGRVMAGYQGWFRAEGDESGQGWSHFGSDGRFDAAHVTIDLWPDVSEYETTYPTAFRKPDGTVAQVFSSYDASTVDLHFRWMQEYGVDGVFLQRFFERTRTPERRKATRKILGEALQASQKYGRAMAVMYDLSGLRASGEDCSSVIQDWKELVDAMKITNQGPDQTYLYHRGKPLVAIWGLGFPDRPYDIRKIGIDRLLDFLKNDPEYGGCSVMLGVPAYFRDLAIDARPDPYLHEVLRMADVVMPWNPQRYTPLLHAEKERFAAKVREDLAWCRAQGLDYAPCVYPGFSWFNLSREEFGGVHSLNQIPRQKGKFYWDLIAGAVGAEAEMLYVAMFDEVDEATAIFKCDLNPPVEEGEVRFLAFEEGVPNDHYLWLTGQAGRLLRGEIDLEAEPYLRLDPATRDQN, from the coding sequence ATGGGAAGAGAAACCAATTTACGGAAGGCGCTCTTGGTCAGCAGTATGGGACTCCTCGTGGCGAGTCCGGCCGGAGCGGAAAGCAAGCACGGCCCCAGCAGCCTCTACCCCTCCTACACCGGACGCGTGATGGCGGGTTACCAAGGCTGGTTCCGAGCGGAGGGCGATGAGAGCGGGCAGGGCTGGAGCCATTTCGGGAGCGATGGCCGGTTCGATGCCGCGCATGTCACGATCGATCTTTGGCCGGACGTGTCGGAGTATGAAACCACCTACCCCACGGCTTTTCGCAAACCGGATGGCACAGTCGCGCAAGTTTTCAGTTCGTACGACGCCAGCACGGTCGATCTCCACTTCCGTTGGATGCAGGAGTATGGGGTGGATGGCGTTTTCTTGCAGCGCTTTTTCGAGCGCACCCGGACCCCCGAGCGACGGAAAGCCACCCGCAAGATTTTGGGAGAGGCCCTCCAGGCTTCCCAGAAGTATGGTCGCGCGATGGCCGTGATGTATGACCTCTCGGGCCTGCGCGCCTCGGGGGAAGATTGCTCTTCGGTCATTCAGGATTGGAAGGAGTTGGTCGATGCCATGAAGATCACGAACCAGGGCCCGGACCAGACCTATCTCTACCATCGCGGAAAGCCTTTGGTCGCCATTTGGGGCTTGGGCTTTCCTGATCGGCCTTACGATATCCGCAAGATCGGGATCGATAGGCTGCTCGATTTCCTGAAAAACGACCCGGAGTATGGCGGGTGCTCGGTCATGCTGGGCGTGCCGGCTTATTTCCGGGACTTGGCCATCGATGCCCGTCCCGATCCCTATCTCCACGAGGTTCTGCGGATGGCGGATGTGGTCATGCCTTGGAATCCGCAGCGCTACACCCCGCTGCTCCACGCCGAAAAGGAACGCTTCGCGGCCAAGGTGCGAGAGGACTTGGCCTGGTGCCGCGCCCAAGGCCTGGACTATGCGCCCTGCGTGTATCCCGGCTTCTCTTGGTTCAATCTTAGCCGGGAAGAGTTCGGGGGCGTTCATTCCCTCAATCAGATTCCCCGGCAGAAGGGGAAATTTTACTGGGATTTGATTGCGGGAGCCGTGGGGGCGGAGGCCGAGATGCTTTATGTGGCCATGTTCGACGAGGTGGATGAGGCGACCGCCATTTTCAAATGCGATCTCAACCCACCGGTGGAGGAGGGGGAGGTCCGGTTTTTGGCCTTTGAAGAAGGAGTGCCCAATGACCATTACCTCTGGCTGACGGGCCAAGCCGGGCGACTCCTGCGTGGTGAGATCGACTTGGAGGCCGAGCCCTACCTGCGACTCGACCCTGCCACGCGCGACCAAAACTAG
- a CDS encoding acyl-CoA reductase, producing the protein MPLSTQERASALAQAAAPFPELSRVSQSALVSLLEWELGHPEVLDGFQKYGDLQTRAQPCTPLLHVVSGNTPHAALQTLLRGLLLGAHNLVKLPTGGLPAVSAFLARLPEALQRLVETSETLPETWLARAEAVLVFGNDETIAALHRQLRPEQVFLPHGHRFSLGVIWEGADLAPAAARAARDVRLFDQAGCVSPQAFYVAGQGQALVFAAALAQELEAQRSLLPASPLSSAEASAVFSLRQAFLFRSANDPTVRLFASEDDLDWTVLFDQESAFVASPGNRCVWVKPLPPRPQDFLRALGPTAPGLSTVSAFPLDEAARDYLEPLGAIRLAPLGQAQEPSLLWHQDGRAVLSPLVKWTDFG; encoded by the coding sequence ATGCCTCTCTCGACCCAGGAACGGGCCTCCGCCTTGGCCCAAGCCGCTGCCCCTTTTCCCGAGCTCTCGCGGGTCAGCCAGTCGGCGCTTGTTTCTCTTTTGGAGTGGGAACTCGGGCACCCCGAAGTGCTGGATGGGTTTCAGAAATACGGCGACTTGCAAACCCGCGCCCAACCCTGCACTCCCCTGCTCCACGTGGTCAGCGGCAACACCCCTCACGCGGCCCTGCAAACCCTTCTCCGCGGACTTCTCCTGGGCGCGCACAACCTGGTCAAGCTGCCGACCGGTGGCCTTCCCGCGGTGAGCGCCTTTCTCGCCCGACTCCCGGAGGCACTCCAAAGGCTCGTCGAAACCAGCGAGACCCTGCCCGAAACCTGGCTGGCGAGGGCCGAGGCGGTCCTCGTTTTCGGGAACGATGAAACCATCGCCGCCCTCCATCGCCAACTCCGCCCCGAGCAAGTCTTCCTGCCGCATGGCCACCGCTTCAGCCTGGGAGTCATCTGGGAAGGCGCCGATCTGGCCCCGGCGGCGGCCCGGGCGGCGCGCGATGTCCGCCTCTTCGACCAAGCAGGCTGCGTTTCCCCCCAGGCCTTTTATGTCGCAGGCCAGGGCCAAGCTCTCGTCTTCGCGGCCGCTCTCGCGCAGGAACTGGAAGCGCAACGAAGCCTGCTTCCGGCCTCCCCCCTCAGCTCGGCTGAGGCCTCGGCCGTGTTTTCCCTCCGGCAAGCCTTCCTCTTCCGGAGCGCCAATGACCCCACCGTTCGACTCTTCGCGAGCGAGGACGATCTCGATTGGACAGTGCTCTTCGACCAAGAGAGCGCTTTTGTGGCCAGCCCGGGGAACCGATGTGTCTGGGTCAAGCCCTTGCCACCGCGGCCACAGGACTTTCTCCGAGCCCTCGGCCCGACTGCCCCAGGGCTTTCCACCGTAAGCGCCTTTCCCCTCGATGAGGCGGCGCGGGATTACCTCGAGCCTCTCGGTGCCATCCGCCTGGCCCCGCTCGGACAAGCCCAAGAGCCCTCCCTCCTCTGGCACCAAGATGGGCGCGCGGTGCTCTCTCCGCTTGTGAAATGGACTGACTTCGGATGA
- a CDS encoding DUF2256 domain-containing protein, producing MAHKKPHLPEKICPVCGRPFAWRKKWEKVWDEVKYCSERCRRNR from the coding sequence ATGGCTCACAAAAAGCCGCACTTGCCTGAGAAAATTTGCCCGGTTTGTGGGCGTCCTTTCGCGTGGCGGAAGAAGTGGGAGAAGGTTTGGGACGAGGTCAAGTATTGCAGCGAACGCTGTCGGCGGAACCGCTGA
- the folE2 gene encoding GTP cyclohydrolase FolE2, translating to MTAKPIEFPPVPELQDTQSQRDQRRIAIDRVGVKSLRFPVRIRDKKEALQQSVATVSLAVDLPHQFKGTHMSRFLEVLNAHGPEITVTNMAAMPRELRKRLAAERAHLEFRFPYFLERLAPVSGQPGLLDYGVIFDVDGTEEAVDFQVTVEVPVTTLCPCSKAISARGAHNQRGLVTFAVRFERPIWIEDLIELVESCASSRLYSLLKRPDEKHVTEAAYDNPVFVEDLVRNVAAKANAHDDILWYRVEAENYESIHNHNAYASIEKDKRASSL from the coding sequence ATGACTGCCAAGCCGATCGAGTTTCCGCCCGTCCCGGAACTGCAAGACACCCAAAGCCAGCGCGACCAGCGGCGCATCGCCATCGACCGCGTGGGCGTCAAAAGTCTCCGTTTCCCCGTCCGCATCCGGGATAAAAAAGAGGCGCTCCAGCAAAGCGTGGCCACGGTCTCTCTGGCAGTCGACCTCCCGCACCAGTTCAAGGGCACCCACATGAGCCGCTTTCTGGAGGTGCTCAATGCCCACGGTCCCGAAATCACAGTCACCAACATGGCGGCCATGCCGCGCGAATTGCGCAAGCGCCTGGCCGCGGAGCGGGCGCATTTGGAGTTCCGCTTCCCTTACTTTTTAGAGCGCTTGGCCCCGGTCAGCGGCCAGCCAGGTTTGCTCGATTATGGGGTCATCTTCGACGTCGATGGCACGGAGGAGGCAGTCGATTTCCAAGTGACAGTGGAAGTCCCGGTCACCACGCTCTGCCCCTGCTCGAAGGCCATCAGCGCCCGGGGGGCCCACAATCAACGCGGGCTGGTCACCTTCGCCGTCCGTTTTGAGAGGCCGATTTGGATCGAGGACTTGATCGAATTGGTGGAATCGTGCGCCAGCAGCCGCCTCTACAGCCTCCTCAAGCGCCCCGACGAAAAGCACGTGACCGAGGCGGCCTATGACAACCCGGTCTTCGTGGAAGATCTGGTGCGGAATGTGGCCGCCAAGGCCAATGCGCACGACGACATTCTCTGGTATCGCGTGGAGGCCGAAAACTACGAGTCCATCCACAATCACAACGCCTACGCCTCGATCGAGAAGGACAAGCGGGCGTCCTCTCTCTGA
- the rpsR gene encoding 30S ribosomal protein S18: MEPKTKERLIAFRRANKKLPARRLNIPAAKVSYLNPEFLSKFTTETGKIMPRRITGVSAKLHRKITREIKHARAINLMP, translated from the coding sequence ATGGAACCCAAGACCAAAGAACGCCTCATCGCCTTCCGCCGGGCCAACAAAAAGCTGCCGGCTCGTCGGCTGAACATCCCTGCGGCCAAGGTCAGCTACCTCAATCCTGAATTTCTTTCCAAGTTCACTACCGAAACGGGCAAGATCATGCCGCGCCGGATTACAGGCGTTTCCGCCAAGCTGCACCGCAAGATCACTCGAGAAATCAAGCACGCCCGCGCCATCAACTTGATGCCCTAA
- the rpmG gene encoding 50S ribosomal protein L33, translated as MARDIITLECTEAKAQGKPPSRYVTTRNKKSLRTPGRLEKVKFNPFLNRRTLHRELR; from the coding sequence ATGGCTAGAGACATCATTACCCTTGAATGCACCGAAGCGAAAGCGCAGGGCAAACCGCCTTCCCGCTACGTGACCACTCGCAATAAGAAGAGCCTACGCACGCCGGGGCGCTTGGAGAAGGTGAAATTCAATCCGTTCTTGAACCGCCGCACCCTCCACCGGGAACTCCGCTGA
- a CDS encoding TraR/DksA family transcriptional regulator, whose product MAKKSPKKKAAPKKTAKKKAPVKKAAKKKAAPKAAPKKKVAKKKAAVAPKKKVAKKVVKKAAPKKAASKKKAATQVATKKAATKPLAEKPKPKKKATAKARAAKPEPVEPTVIPLPVPKLTAKRKKFLAKQKAKLLELRDELVDAMEGVVGNTIRGDGDSSAFGMHQADAGSDAYDRDFALSLLSQEQDAFQEIELALKRVEDGTYGVCEVSRKEIPELRMEAIPFARLTVECQSEFERQMKLYGNRARAYSAFGLEGSSEENSSEDSVDD is encoded by the coding sequence ATGGCGAAGAAGTCCCCCAAGAAAAAAGCAGCCCCCAAGAAGACGGCCAAGAAAAAGGCGCCCGTAAAGAAAGCGGCCAAGAAAAAGGCGGCTCCGAAAGCGGCTCCCAAGAAAAAAGTCGCCAAGAAGAAGGCTGCGGTCGCCCCGAAAAAAAAGGTGGCCAAAAAAGTGGTGAAGAAGGCGGCCCCTAAGAAAGCGGCCTCCAAAAAGAAAGCCGCGACTCAAGTGGCCACGAAAAAAGCGGCCACCAAGCCGCTCGCGGAAAAGCCCAAGCCGAAGAAAAAGGCGACGGCTAAAGCTAGGGCGGCCAAGCCTGAACCGGTCGAGCCCACCGTCATCCCCCTGCCGGTGCCGAAGCTGACGGCCAAGCGCAAAAAATTCCTAGCCAAGCAGAAGGCCAAGTTGCTCGAGCTGCGGGACGAGCTGGTGGACGCCATGGAAGGGGTGGTCGGCAATACCATCCGAGGCGATGGCGATTCCTCCGCCTTCGGCATGCACCAAGCGGACGCGGGGAGCGACGCCTACGACCGGGATTTCGCGCTCAGTTTGCTTTCCCAGGAACAGGACGCCTTCCAGGAAATCGAGCTGGCGCTCAAGCGAGTGGAAGATGGGACCTATGGCGTCTGCGAGGTTTCGCGAAAAGAAATCCCTGAGCTTCGGATGGAGGCCATTCCCTTTGCCCGGCTGACGGTGGAATGCCAGTCCGAGTTCGAGCGCCAGATGAAGTTGTATGGCAACCGCGCTCGGGCCTACTCCGCCTTCGGGTTGGAGGGTTCTTCTGAGGAGAATTCTTCCGAAGATTCAGTTGATGACTGA